From a region of the Nitrospira sp. genome:
- the nuoD gene encoding NADH dehydrogenase (quinone) subunit D: protein MESLIETLLKKFPEAVLSVDVDTARSETTVHVAAPRILEVARFLHDDPEACFDHITDICSADYPTDQQRFEVIYQLLSLPHGRRIRLKARITEDNPALESVTSVWRGAAFLEREVYDMMGIRFSGHPDLRRILLPEDYAEGYPLRKDFPTEGRGWRSQFDFIPRLDEPPVEQSEGEVPAEERKVFLSEPNASSTGRREELLLNMGPQHPSTHGVVRVVLELDGERIVKATPDLGYLHRGVEKLAEGLAYMQIIPHTDRLDYVCAMANNYAYVRAVEKLLGITVPERAEYIRTIVAEMQRILGHLFWLGAQALDIGAMTIFFWTFREREILLDMFEKLCGARLTLNYYRIGGVDSDFTPELVGHLKTFLETFPQKVNEYDSLLAGNRIWLGRTKHIAVISAEDAINFGLTGPALRGSGVAYDVRKLEPYGVYHKVDWEVPVGKSGDTYDRYWIRVEEMRQSARIISQCLDQLPPGPIIADIPQYIPPPKQQVMRDMESLIHHFIIFTQGFKPPKGETYCATEAPKGELGFFIISDGSPRPYRLKIRSPSFIHMGAFDHMARGYLISDIITIFGTYDVVMGECDR from the coding sequence ATGGAATCTCTCATCGAAACCTTACTCAAGAAGTTCCCGGAGGCGGTGCTGTCCGTCGATGTCGACACGGCTCGGTCGGAAACAACGGTCCACGTCGCCGCACCCCGAATCTTGGAAGTCGCTCGTTTTCTTCATGACGATCCCGAAGCGTGCTTCGACCACATCACCGATATCTGTTCCGCCGACTATCCGACCGATCAGCAACGGTTTGAAGTCATCTATCAGCTGCTCTCGCTTCCACACGGCAGACGTATTCGTCTGAAGGCCAGGATCACTGAAGACAACCCGGCTCTCGAGTCGGTGACAAGCGTATGGCGTGGTGCAGCATTCTTGGAACGCGAAGTCTACGACATGATGGGAATCCGATTCTCCGGCCACCCGGATCTGCGTCGCATCCTCCTGCCGGAAGACTATGCGGAAGGATATCCGCTCCGAAAGGATTTTCCGACGGAGGGCCGCGGCTGGCGCAGTCAGTTCGATTTTATCCCGCGTCTCGACGAACCGCCTGTCGAGCAGAGTGAAGGCGAGGTTCCAGCTGAAGAGAGGAAGGTGTTCCTTTCCGAGCCGAACGCATCCTCAACGGGCCGACGGGAAGAATTACTGTTGAACATGGGTCCACAGCATCCGAGCACGCACGGCGTGGTGCGGGTGGTGCTGGAATTAGACGGAGAGCGGATCGTCAAAGCGACGCCTGACCTCGGTTACCTTCATCGGGGAGTCGAGAAGCTGGCCGAAGGCCTCGCCTACATGCAGATCATTCCGCATACCGATCGGCTCGACTATGTCTGCGCGATGGCCAACAACTACGCCTATGTGCGGGCCGTTGAAAAACTGCTCGGCATCACCGTGCCGGAGCGAGCCGAGTATATCCGCACCATCGTCGCGGAGATGCAGCGTATTCTTGGACATCTGTTCTGGCTTGGCGCGCAAGCGTTGGATATCGGAGCGATGACGATCTTCTTTTGGACGTTTCGCGAGCGGGAAATCCTGCTCGACATGTTCGAAAAGCTCTGTGGAGCCCGGCTGACCTTGAATTATTATCGGATCGGCGGGGTGGACAGCGACTTCACTCCGGAGTTGGTGGGCCATCTCAAAACATTCTTGGAAACGTTCCCGCAAAAAGTCAACGAGTACGACTCCCTGCTCGCAGGTAACCGGATTTGGTTGGGACGAACAAAACATATCGCCGTGATATCCGCGGAAGACGCCATCAATTTCGGCCTCACCGGTCCGGCGTTGCGGGGGTCCGGGGTGGCCTATGACGTTCGTAAACTCGAACCCTATGGGGTCTACCATAAGGTGGACTGGGAAGTGCCGGTGGGGAAAAGCGGCGACACCTACGATCGCTATTGGATTCGCGTCGAAGAGATGCGTCAGAGCGCCAGGATCATTTCGCAATGCCTCGACCAGTTGCCGCCGGGCCCGATTATCGCCGATATACCGCAATACATTCCGCCGCCGAAACAGCAAGTCATGCGCGACATGGAGAGCTTGATTCATCATTTCATCATCTTCACGCAAGGATTCAAACCACCGAAGGGAGAAACCTATTGCGCGACCGAAGCCCCGAAGGGCGAGTTGGGATTTTTCATCATCAGTGACGGAAGCCCCCGTCCCTATCGGCTGAAGATTCGCTCTCCCTCTTTCATCCATATGGGCGCCTTCGACCATATGGCGCGGGGCTACTTGATCTCCGACATCATCACGATTTTCGGCACCTACGATGTGGTCATGGGAGAGTGCGACCGGTGA
- the nuoE gene encoding NADH-quinone oxidoreductase subunit NuoE: MTFSEKYKDEIAEILSRYPVKRSALIPLLYVAQRDQGYVTESAMKDIAQILKLTPPQVYETITFYTMFNLKPVGKYHLQVCKSLMCALVGSDTVIEWIKTKLGIAPGESTADGLFSLSVVECLAACGTGPMMQINEDYYERLTEEKLDRILSDLRSTGTSPLKSGPFMWPEPASAEQGV; the protein is encoded by the coding sequence ATGACTTTTTCAGAAAAATATAAAGACGAAATCGCCGAGATCTTATCGCGCTACCCGGTCAAGCGCTCCGCCTTGATCCCGCTGCTCTATGTCGCCCAACGTGACCAAGGCTATGTGACCGAGTCGGCCATGAAGGACATCGCACAGATTCTCAAACTGACCCCCCCGCAGGTCTACGAGACGATCACGTTTTACACGATGTTCAACCTGAAGCCGGTGGGCAAGTACCACCTTCAAGTGTGCAAGTCCCTCATGTGCGCTCTCGTCGGGTCGGATACCGTGATCGAATGGATTAAGACGAAGCTGGGGATTGCGCCGGGCGAATCGACGGCCGACGGACTGTTTAGCCTCAGCGTGGTGGAATGTTTAGCGGCTTGCGGGACCGGCCCCATGATGCAGATCAATGAAGACTATTATGAGCGACTGACGGAAGAAAAACTGGACCGGATTTTGTCCGATCTTCGCTCGACCGGGACTAGCCCGCTCAAGAGCGGCCCCTTCATGTGGCCGGAACCGGCGTCCGCGGAGCAGGGCGTGTGA